The following coding sequences are from one Epinephelus fuscoguttatus linkage group LG7, E.fuscoguttatus.final_Chr_v1 window:
- the LOC125892138 gene encoding dystroglycan 1-like — translation MWPLKLFIDICWAAQRPIAMHYKRKDMSCGDAGRSRLLSCRTIPLVIGLLVTMAQGTVPEQQETLVEMISVELEASMQSSVLSELQAAASSVGEGPPTAIPDSSAKSGGVHTGIPDSSAIVGQVFQLKVPPGPANASCNVHLTEMGKETLPSWLYWDKESCILRGLALEQDKGVYHILVSGEEIIEKTGSQVFPSTVFSIEVYPEERADTEPALLTLQSDISGVQPFTCGSEELVTVLTVILDADLTKMVAEQRVNLLGIMRKFSHVPLEHMRVVPVVNNRLFDMSAFMAGPGNAKKVVENGALLSWKLGCALDQGSIPDINSVQSSAKDGTMSARLGYPVVGWHIVNKKPHGVKRVKRQLYNTPTPVPSLLPPTTHPEPPVRVIPTPTSPSIAPATDNSAPPVRGPLPLPVKPTMRVRDQIAHTPVFGPPQPTRVLGTTSTIPIQPTMTRPTIVEATASPTPPSTTKRPKPSATKKPRKVKTTTPPPREPKSTTPKPPKRTTPLSLAPDSNQNPEIRNAIDQVNAWVGTYFEVKIPPDTFFDKEDGTTDKLRLTLKKTPKEAVSETSWIQFNSTIQLLYGLPEEQHEGKHEYFMLATDKGGKSIMDAFEVQVNRWSSNDKPSVVFAARFHGDPKTVSNDVHKKILLTKKLAYALGDRNSSTVTLRNITRGSIVVEWTNNSLQQSPCPKDQITVLSNRISEPQGTPKVAFIKAMEPEFKPINISIRGTNKCQSYIFIPPGEVPMPVLPTATPSPGTGRRSTDDVYLHTVIPAVVVAALLLIAGIIAMVCYRKKRKGKMTIEEQATFIKKGVPIIFADELDDSKSPPSSSIPLILQEEKPPLPPPEYPNMAGPHSTLLNQDLLEEYSVYQDDDPNAPPYQPPPPFTVPIEGKGSRPKNMTSYRSPPPYVPP, via the exons ATGTGGCCTCTTAAGTTGTTCATAGACATCTGTTGGGCAGCCCAAAGGCCTATTGCTATGCACTATAAACGGAAAGACATGAGCTGTGGGGATGCTGGGAGGAGCAGGCTTCTTTCGTGCAGGACTATCCCTCTGGTAATAGGGCTTCTGGTGACCATGGCCCAGGGCACTGTGCCAGAACAGCAAGAGACACTGGTGGAGATGATATCTGTGGAACTAGAGGCTTCTATGCAGTCCTCTGTGCTCTCCGAGCTCCAGGCTGCAGCATCTTCAGTCGGTGAGGGGCCGCCTACAGCTATCCCAGATTCCTCTGCAAAGAGTGGGGGAGTGCACACTGGCATCCCTGACTCCTCTGCAATCGTGGGCCAGGTGTTCCAGTTGAAGGTTCCACCGGGACCTGCCAATGCAAGCTGTAATGTCCAT CTCACTGAAATGGGAAAGGAGACTTTACCCTCCTGGCTATATTGGGACAAAGAGAGCTGCATTCTGAGAGGCTTGGCCCTTGAGCAGGATAAAGGTGTGTATCATATCTTGGTGTCTGGAGAGGAGATAATTGAGAAGACTGGCAGCCAAGTGTTCCCCAGTACGGTCTTCTCTATTGAAGTGTACCCAGAAGAACGGGCGGACACTGAGCCAGCTCTGCTCACTCTACAGTCTGATATCAGCGGCGTCCAGCCCTTCACCTGTGGCTCTGAGGAGCTCGTCACTGTCCTCACGGTCATCCTGGATGCTGACTTGACAAAGATGGTTGCTGAACAGAGGGTTAACTTATTGGGCATCATGAGAAAATTCTCTCATGTGCCCCTGGAGCACATGAGGGTGGTCCCCGTTGTCAATAACCGCTTATTTGACATGTCTGCTTTCATGGCTGGACCAGGGAATGCCAAGAAGGTGGTGGAAAATGGGGCCCTACTTTCATGGAAACTTGGATGTGCCCTTGATCAGGGCAGTATTCCTGACATTAACAGTGTTCAATCCTCAGCAAAGGATGGGACCATGTCTGCCAGGTTGGGATACCCAGTGGTTGGTTGGCACATTGTCAACAAAAAGCCCCATGGCGTGAAACGGGTCAAACGGCAGTTGTACAATACTCCCACTCCAGTGCCCTCCCTGCTTCCTCCAACAACTCACCCTGAGCCTCCTGTACGTGTCATTCCCACCCCAACTTCGCCCTCTATTGCCCCAGCAACAGACAACTCTGCTCCCCCTGTCCGAGGCCCTTTGCCTCTTCCGGTGAAGCCGACAATGAGGGTCAGAGATCAGATAGCTCACACACCTGTGTTTGGACCTCCCCAACCCACAAGAGTACTAGGAACTACAAGCACCATCCCTATTCAGCCTACCATGACCAGGCCTACAATTGTGGAGGCCACTGCTTCGCCAACACCACCAAGCACCACCAAAAGACCCAAACCCTCTGCCACAAAGAAACCCAGGAAAGTCAAAACCACCACTCCACCTCCCCGGGAGCCCAAGTCCACCACACCTAAACCACCCAAACGCACCACTCCTCTCTCTTTGGCTCCAGACTCAAATCAAAACCCAGAAATCCGTAACGCCATTGATCAGGTGAATGCATGGGTTGGCACATACTTTGAGGTTAAGATTCCACCTGATACTTTCTTTGACAAGGAGGATGGTACTACTGATAAGTTGCGTTTGACTTTGAAGAAGACTCCCAAAGAGGCAGTGAGTGAAACATCTTGGATCCAGTTCAACAGCACTATCCAGCTTTTGTATGGCCTTCCAGAGGAGCAGCATGAGGGGAAACACGAGTACTTTATGCTGGCCACAGATAAGGGTGGGAAGAGCATCATGGATGCATTTGAGGTGCAAGTCAACCGTTGGTCTTCTAATGACAAACCATCAGTGGTGTTTGCTGCTCGTTTTCATGGTGACCCCAAAACTGTAAGCAATGATGTCCATAAGAAGATTCTTCTGACCAAAAAGTTAGCTTATGCCCTCGGTGATCGCAATAGTAGCACAGTTACCCTGAGAAACATCACTAGAGGCTCCATTGTGGTGGAATGGACCAACAACAGTCTCCAGCAGAGTCCTTGTCCAAAGGACCAGATCACAGTTCTCAGCAACAGGATTTCTGAACCCCAAGGGACTCCGAAAGTAGCTTTCATCAAAGCCATGGAGCCTGAATTCAAACCCATTAACATTTCCATTCGTGGCACCAATAAATGTCAGAGCTACATATTCATCCCACCAGGAGAGGTGCCAATGCCTGTTCTTCCTACGGCTACACCTTCACCTGGGACAGGTCGTAGGAGTACTGACGATGTTTACCTACACACTGTCATTCCCGCTGTAGTGGTAGCTGCCCTGCTGCTCATAGCCGGGATCATTGCAATGGTGTGCTACCGCAAGAAGCGCAAAGGGAAGATGACCATAGAGGAGCAGGCCACTTTCATCAAGAAAGGAGTCCCCATAATATTTGCAGATGAGTTAGATGATTCCAAGTCGCCCCCGTCCTCCAGCATCCCTCTTATCCTTCAGGAGGAGAAGCCCCCACTTCCCCCTCCAGAGTATCCTAACATGGCTGGCCCACACAGTACCCTGCTTAACCAGGATCTGCTGGAGGAGTATTCTGTTTATCAAGATGATGATCCTAATGCACCTCCTTACCAGCCCCCTCCACCATTTACTGTCCCCATAGAGGGCAAAGGCTCTCGCCCCAAGAACATGACCTCATACAGGTCACCACCTCCCTACGTGCCTCCCTAA